The following coding sequences lie in one Steroidobacter denitrificans genomic window:
- a CDS encoding class I SAM-dependent methyltransferase produces MTQTRYHTPPCRFCGHALHVSFIDLGMSPLCQTHITAEQLNQMEPFYPLHAYVCEKCFLVQLEEFVTPDDIFTEYAYFSSYSDSWVAHAKRYCEAMQQRFSLGPTNLAVEIASNDGYLLQHFVAMGIRTLGVEPAANIAEAARTKGIPTVNRFFGRDSAAELRAEHGPANLLLGNNVLAHVPDLNDFVAGMKVMLADDGVITMEFPHLQQLMDQNQFDTIYHEHFSYFSFTTVERVFAAHDLVLFDVEELPTHGGSLRIYGRHTADTSKPVGTRVTALRQREATAGFTTLAKYTGFSEQVRETKRRILEFLIEAKRAGKSIAGYGAPGKGNTLLNYCGIRTDFLDFTVDRNPYKQGKFTPGTRIPILSPDAIKERRPDYLFVLPWNLIDEIAAQCEYIREWGGRLVAPIPTVHVL; encoded by the coding sequence ATGACTCAAACCAGGTACCATACTCCGCCATGTCGGTTTTGCGGGCACGCATTGCATGTGAGTTTCATCGATCTCGGCATGTCGCCGCTTTGCCAGACACACATCACGGCCGAGCAACTCAACCAGATGGAGCCCTTCTATCCCTTGCATGCCTACGTCTGCGAGAAATGTTTCCTGGTGCAGCTCGAAGAGTTCGTCACGCCGGATGATATCTTCACGGAGTATGCGTATTTCTCCTCGTATTCGGACTCCTGGGTAGCGCACGCCAAGCGTTATTGTGAAGCGATGCAACAGCGCTTCTCCCTCGGGCCGACGAACCTGGCCGTCGAGATCGCCAGCAACGACGGGTACCTGTTACAGCACTTCGTTGCCATGGGCATCCGGACTCTTGGTGTGGAACCCGCCGCGAACATCGCCGAGGCAGCCAGAACGAAAGGTATACCGACGGTGAACCGCTTCTTCGGCCGCGACAGTGCCGCTGAGCTGCGCGCGGAACATGGTCCCGCCAATCTGCTACTCGGGAACAACGTACTGGCCCACGTTCCCGATCTCAATGATTTCGTGGCCGGCATGAAGGTCATGCTCGCCGACGATGGCGTCATCACCATGGAATTCCCCCACCTGCAACAGCTCATGGACCAGAATCAATTCGACACGATCTACCACGAGCATTTCAGCTACTTCTCGTTTACGACGGTGGAACGGGTCTTCGCGGCACATGACCTGGTGCTGTTCGACGTCGAAGAGCTACCCACCCACGGCGGCTCGCTACGTATCTACGGACGACATACCGCGGATACTTCGAAACCGGTCGGTACACGTGTGACAGCGTTGCGACAGCGGGAGGCCACGGCGGGTTTCACCACGCTGGCGAAATATACTGGGTTCAGCGAGCAGGTCAGGGAGACCAAGCGGCGCATCCTCGAATTTCTGATCGAAGCGAAGCGCGCTGGAAAATCCATCGCCGGCTACGGCGCTCCCGGCAAGGGCAATACGCTGCTCAACTATTGCGGAATACGCACCGACTTTCTGGACTTCACCGTCGACCGGAATCCTTACAAGCAAGGCAAGTTCACCCCCGGAACCCGGATTCCCATCCTGTCACCGGATGCCATCAAAGAGCGACGGCCTGATTATCTCTTCGTACTGCCTTGGAACCTGATCGACGAAATAGCCGCGCAGTGCGAGTACATTCGCGAGTGGGGCGGCCGGCTCGTGGCGCCGATTCCTACCGTACACGTGCTTTAA